The following proteins are encoded in a genomic region of Zea mays cultivar B73 chromosome 9, Zm-B73-REFERENCE-NAM-5.0, whole genome shotgun sequence:
- the LOC103639298 gene encoding E3 ubiquitin-protein ligase CSU1 translates to MPQRHSKNNNDLAFFTYEEKRKLGYGTQRERLGKDSIKPFDACCLCLKPLIGPLCCPKGHTFCKECILECLLYQKKDIKRKLAAHEAQKKQEKEEEEEKLILQKAKELDAFDQQNHGAVPQYHDRRGSQDKNGFHGANNVNATSFEDEALRCMKAFWLPSATPEATVKVDVPSTDTVCPEGQEKLKLKSLFPISFTEETADQKSGKAVEKSYMCPSCKSTITNTMSLVAVSTCGHVFCKKCSDKFLVKDKACLECSKPFRERNLVPLEKGATGFAAHDERLVARDFKHLGSGSGLGLVKPAPKTY, encoded by the exons ATGCCGCAGCGGCATTCGAAAAACAACAACGACCTCGCCTTCTTCACGTACGAGGAGAAGCGGAAGCTCGGGTACGGCACGCAGCGGGAGCGCTTGGGAAAGGACTCCATCAAGCCCTTCGACGCCTGCTGCCTCTGCCTCAAGCCGCTCATCGGCCCGCTCTGCTGCCCCAAGGGCCACACATTCTGTAAGGAGTGCATCCTCGAGTGCCTCCTCTACCAGAAGAAGGACATCAAGCG CAAGCTAGCAGCACATGAGGCCCAGAAAAAGCAAGAGAAAGAAGAGGAGGAGGAGAAGCTAATTCTGCAGAAGGCTAAGGAGTTGGATGCCTTTGATCAGCAGAATCATGGAGCTGTTCCTCAGTACCATGATCGCAGGGGTTCCCAAGACAAGAATGGGTTTCATGGAGCAAATAATGTGAATGCCACTTCTTTTGAAGACGAAGCCCTTCGCTGTATGAAGGCATTTTGGCTCCCTTCAGCTACTCCTGAAGCTACGGTCAAGGTAGACGTGCCCTCCACCGACACTGTCTGCCCGGAGGGGCAGGAGAAGCTCAAGTTGAAATCGCTCTTCCCTATCTCGTTCACAGAGGAAACTGCTGATCAGAAGAGCGGGAAGGCAGTGGAAAAGAGCTACATGTGCCCTAGTTGCAAGTCCACTATCACAAATACCATGTCCCTTGTGGCGGTCAGCACTTGTGGCCATGTCTTCTGCAAGAAATGTTCCGACAAGTTTCTAGTGAAGGATAAAGCTTGCTTGGAGTGCAGCAAACCATTCAGGGAGAGAAATTTGGTTCCATTGGAGAAAGGAGCAACCGGGTTTGCTGCACATGACGAACGCCTGGTGGCAAGGGATTTCAAGCATTTGGGTAGTGGCTCTGGGTTAGGACTAGTGAAGCCTGCACCAAAAACTTACTAA